A window of Kiritimatiellaceae bacterium contains these coding sequences:
- the rimO gene encoding 30S ribosomal protein S12 methylthiotransferase RimO translates to MKNKKKLSSRSPVVALVSLGCAKNTVDSELILGRFVESGWLIAEEPADADICLVNTCGFIQDAREEAAGVLHELRGLKGGGGPRAVVAVGCLVKRVADSPELEGFLEAADARVSFHDYSRLPEICAGLLGETAEKSEPEGYSDFLIRPRLRMGSPHTAYLKISEGCSNPCTFCSIPKIRGKQISRPMDDIIAEARALIEAGAVELNLIAQDTTAYGKDWDGELHLKSLLCRLRDEIEADIWFRLMYVCPQHLTREVLDVLASDARFCPYIDMPLQHISDRMLTAMGRQITKTQTLEKLDLIREVIPGCAIRTAFITGHPGETGEDFSELLAFVREGRFTHAGVFTYSAEPGTLSAKMDDGVPEAVKAERRALLMEAQREVSAARCAAQIGKTIEVMIDGPGEEGLIGRSQYEAPEVDGVVFLPEFDAVPGDRFDAKVSGAMDYDLVADPV, encoded by the coding sequence ATGAAAAATAAGAAGAAACTGTCTTCCCGTTCTCCTGTCGTTGCGCTGGTCAGTCTCGGTTGCGCCAAAAATACGGTGGACTCCGAGCTGATTCTCGGGCGTTTTGTGGAAAGCGGCTGGCTGATTGCCGAAGAACCGGCGGACGCTGATATCTGTCTCGTCAATACCTGCGGCTTCATTCAGGACGCCCGCGAAGAGGCGGCGGGCGTTTTACATGAACTGCGCGGACTCAAAGGCGGCGGGGGGCCGCGCGCCGTGGTGGCGGTCGGATGTCTGGTTAAGCGAGTCGCTGACAGTCCGGAGCTGGAAGGTTTTCTGGAAGCCGCCGATGCGCGGGTTTCGTTTCACGACTACAGCCGTCTGCCGGAAATCTGCGCCGGACTGCTGGGCGAAACAGCCGAAAAATCCGAGCCGGAAGGGTATAGTGATTTTCTGATCCGTCCGCGTCTGCGGATGGGTTCACCACACACAGCCTATTTGAAAATTTCTGAAGGCTGTTCCAATCCCTGCACGTTCTGCTCCATTCCGAAAATCCGCGGAAAGCAGATCAGCCGTCCAATGGATGACATTATTGCGGAAGCCCGTGCGCTGATTGAAGCCGGAGCGGTGGAGCTTAATCTGATTGCGCAGGATACGACGGCGTACGGCAAGGACTGGGACGGCGAGCTGCATCTCAAGTCGCTGCTGTGCAGACTGCGCGACGAAATCGAGGCAGATATCTGGTTCCGGCTGATGTATGTCTGTCCGCAGCACCTCACGCGAGAGGTGCTGGATGTGCTGGCCTCCGATGCGCGGTTTTGCCCGTATATTGATATGCCGCTTCAGCACATTTCGGATCGTATGCTTACCGCGATGGGCCGCCAGATCACAAAGACTCAGACGTTGGAAAAACTCGATCTGATCCGCGAGGTGATTCCGGGTTGCGCCATCCGCACCGCGTTCATTACCGGACATCCCGGCGAGACCGGAGAGGATTTCAGCGAACTGCTGGCGTTTGTAAGAGAAGGGCGCTTTACTCACGCCGGAGTGTTCACCTATTCCGCTGAGCCGGGAACTCTGTCGGCCAAAATGGATGACGGTGTGCCGGAAGCGGTTAAAGCCGAACGCCGTGCCCTGCTGATGGAAGCCCAGCGTGAAGTTTCCGCCGCGCGTTGTGCGGCGCAGATCGGAAAAACTATCGAAGTGATGATCGACGGCCCGGGTGAAGAAGGGTTGATTGGCCGTTCGCAGTATGAAGCGCCGGAAGTGGACGGCGTTGTTTTCCTGCCGGAGTTTGACGCCGTTCCCGGCGACCGGTTCGATGCGAAGG